A window of Deltaproteobacteria bacterium contains these coding sequences:
- a CDS encoding flippase-like domain-containing protein: MRTAVVLGTNLLVGAAVLAWVLVRHGAPALALLASGPRLGLLAFFPLAVAASFTAYAWRWKVLLAGLGAHPRLAALVGYRAAGQSLSSLIPSGKLGGEPLRTLLLARGGATGAQAIASVAVDRTLEMGGAAAFACAYALVLLRHGVPALEGALVTVLLGAAALALGVTVTVRRLRRGAGLVTAIARSSGLTRLAFVRQQMDVLGAAEEEAARLVAQPRRVARAFALGLLANLLVLGEYALLLAAFGLPSGPFAVVAAVFATGAAHSLPVPAAVGALEGAELWLFGMLGHPPEVGLAVGLAVRLREVAWIVPGVLYLMMRAPGLTPGALTTPPGPHTGAAHPPARAVSMRGRG, encoded by the coding sequence GTGCGTACGGCCGTCGTCCTGGGGACGAACCTCCTCGTCGGCGCGGCCGTGCTCGCCTGGGTCCTCGTCCGTCACGGGGCGCCGGCCCTGGCGCTCCTGGCGAGCGGCCCGCGGCTCGGGCTCCTGGCGTTCTTCCCGCTCGCCGTCGCGGCGAGCTTCACGGCCTACGCGTGGCGCTGGAAGGTCCTGCTCGCGGGCCTCGGCGCGCATCCTCGTCTCGCCGCGCTGGTCGGCTACCGCGCCGCCGGCCAGAGCCTCTCGTCGCTCATCCCGAGCGGCAAGCTGGGCGGCGAGCCGCTGCGCACGCTGCTGCTCGCGCGCGGCGGCGCGACGGGCGCGCAGGCGATCGCCTCCGTCGCCGTCGACCGCACACTCGAGATGGGTGGCGCGGCGGCCTTCGCCTGCGCGTACGCGCTCGTGCTCCTCCGCCACGGCGTGCCGGCGCTCGAAGGGGCGCTCGTCACCGTCCTGCTCGGCGCGGCGGCGCTCGCCCTCGGGGTCACGGTCACCGTGCGCCGGCTCCGCCGCGGGGCCGGGCTGGTGACGGCCATAGCGCGCAGCTCCGGGCTCACCCGCCTCGCCTTCGTGCGCCAGCAGATGGACGTCCTCGGCGCGGCCGAGGAGGAGGCGGCGCGACTCGTCGCCCAGCCGCGGCGGGTCGCCCGCGCCTTCGCGCTCGGGCTCCTCGCCAACCTGCTCGTGCTGGGCGAGTACGCGCTCCTGCTCGCAGCCTTCGGCCTTCCGAGCGGGCCCTTCGCGGTGGTGGCGGCCGTGTTCGCGACCGGCGCCGCGCACTCGCTGCCGGTCCCGGCCGCCGTGGGCGCGCTCGAGGGTGCAGAGCTCTGGCTCTTCGGGATGCTCGGGCATCCGCCCGAGGTGGGCCTGGCCGTCGGCCTCGCGGTGCGGCTCCGTGAGGTCGCGTGGATCGTGCCCGGAGTCCTCTACCTCATGATGCGCGCCCCGGGGCTCACGCCCGGCGCTCTGACGACCCCGCCCGGCCCCCATACGGGCGCCGCTCACCCACCTGCCCGGGCGGTCTCGATGCGAGGACGCGGATGA
- a CDS encoding class I SAM-dependent methyltransferase translates to MPPFVASAVDPRLYELLAEAGFGDALFNPRQHRSCELVEHYALQLAIDVVTRLELVPLLAEPRSVEEILAARGFVPRFAPALRWLLERLALAGVVEREADGRYRLATPLPSPDLEALRAEGLAADASYAPAFALLDEAAALYPRAARGETDGESALLRRLPLWVAYFSNQSGYYALNNRVTASAAAARAAGGPVLEVGAGLGSATEALLDALDERGTLGTLSAYLVTEPVALFRRRTERTLRAVRPGVPLAFAALDLNQPWAAQGVPPGSVRLVWGVNVFHLARDLDAVLAEARAALVPGGWLVIGEALRPRRGEPVGAELPFQLLATFTDVILDPATRATPGFLTAEEWLGALARAGFAALEVVPDAVRLRAYYAGLWAAAVCGRRPAEPRA, encoded by the coding sequence ATGCCGCCCTTCGTCGCCTCGGCCGTCGATCCGCGCCTCTACGAGCTCCTCGCCGAGGCGGGCTTCGGCGACGCGCTCTTCAACCCGCGCCAGCACCGGAGCTGCGAGCTGGTCGAGCACTACGCGCTCCAGCTCGCGATCGACGTCGTGACGCGGCTCGAGCTGGTACCGCTCCTCGCCGAGCCGCGCTCGGTCGAGGAGATCCTCGCCGCGCGTGGCTTCGTCCCACGCTTCGCGCCCGCGTTGCGCTGGCTCCTCGAACGGCTCGCCCTCGCCGGCGTGGTGGAGCGCGAGGCGGACGGCCGCTACCGGCTGGCCACCCCGCTCCCGTCGCCGGATCTGGAGGCGCTCCGTGCCGAAGGCCTCGCGGCCGACGCCTCGTACGCCCCTGCCTTCGCCCTCCTCGACGAGGCGGCGGCTCTCTACCCGCGCGCGGCGCGCGGGGAGACCGACGGCGAGAGCGCGCTCCTCCGCAGGCTGCCGCTCTGGGTCGCGTACTTCAGCAACCAGAGCGGCTACTACGCGCTCAACAACCGCGTGACGGCGTCGGCCGCCGCCGCCCGCGCGGCGGGTGGCCCCGTGCTCGAGGTGGGCGCCGGGCTCGGGAGCGCGACCGAGGCACTGCTCGACGCGCTCGACGAGCGCGGCACGCTCGGCACGCTCTCCGCCTACCTCGTGACCGAGCCGGTGGCGCTCTTCCGCCGCCGCACCGAGCGCACGCTGCGCGCCGTGCGCCCGGGCGTGCCGCTCGCCTTCGCCGCCCTCGACCTGAACCAGCCGTGGGCCGCCCAGGGTGTGCCGCCGGGCAGCGTACGGCTCGTGTGGGGCGTGAACGTGTTCCACCTCGCGCGCGATCTCGACGCCGTTCTCGCCGAGGCGCGTGCGGCGCTCGTCCCCGGCGGCTGGCTCGTGATCGGCGAGGCCCTCCGGCCGCGCCGCGGCGAGCCGGTCGGCGCCGAGCTCCCCTTCCAGCTCCTGGCGACCTTCACGGACGTCATCCTCGACCCCGCGACGCGCGCGACGCCCGGGTTTCTCACCGCCGAGGAGTGGCTCGGCGCGCTCGCGCGCGCCGGCTTCGCGGCGCTCGAGGTCGTGCCCGACGCGGTCCGCCTGCGCGCCTACTACGCGGGGCTGTGGGCGGCGGCCGTGTGCGGCCGCCGCCCGGCGGAGCCCCGCGCGTGA